In Myripristis murdjan chromosome 23, fMyrMur1.1, whole genome shotgun sequence, the DNA window ATGTTGTCTCTTATGTGAAGCACTCTGTATGACCAGGGTGTTTGAAATGCGCCGTCTCAAACTTTGCCTGGCCTATAATGttactataatattcctgtgggAAATTAATGTGAAGTATGTATAACATGAAACTCACTTCTCATGTGCAATATTGAGTTTTATTGTAATACTTTACTATCATGTCACTACTCTTATGATAGATGAGcaattttagttcattttggctttattttggGTATCAATCAGAATCATAATGAAAAACCTTGGTTGTAGTGTGAGGATCGTAGTTATTATAAAGTACCTCAGTAAAACAGCTGACTACAGTCTTCTTTTCTATCAAGGTTGAAAGTGGACAAAACAgcaagaacacaaaaaaattgATATTAACACAGAAAAAAGCTGAATTCACatctttttatttgaataaattgtCATGCAATTAAcgaaaaattatttttttttttaatgatttgcaAACCACTAGTAATTTTGTCGAAATAAAACTCTGTGATTGGACATGAATATGATTAATGTATTTCGACACGATAGATACGTTACAAGGATTTAGTAGTGAAGTTAATCATTGGATATTTGAAAATTTGAGCTTAAATTGCTGGAAAGTTTTCTGAAAAAACCTTACTGTTATGGGAGACTCATCTGTTTTGTTGACAGGACAGATGATCAGAGGGGCCGAGTTTTTACCACCATCATTAAAACAGGCACTGAAGAATGGGTGGAGtttctcagtgaagctgcagctgctATAGGAGTAGAtaagagctgcagcatctacGTCATAAAAGGAGACCAGACCCTCCTCATAATCCACAAACACCCCCACCTTCTGAGGCTGAGACttcagagagagacggacacCAGGGCCAGCATTAGCtttgtgctcattttcattCCTCAGACTTATAGTCCAGTAGCCATTCTTGGGGTTCAGAGTGATTTTTCCCTTCCTGTTGATCGACTCTCTGCCCACTCCTAAATCCCAGTCAGTCTTCCCTTTAACCTGAACCTCGTAGTAAAATCTTCCTGAAGAGAAGCTCTGTTTTCCTACAACATTGGGGCAACAAGAAAATCTCTCTGGGTTGTCTAGGAGTCTCTTCTTTACATCACTGTCATTTACTTGTTTCCCATCATCAGACAGGATGAGTTTGGGATTTGCTGTATCAGGATCCAGAGTCACATCCACCTCAAACTGCTGGACCACCATCATTAACACAGGGACAAAAATATGGGTGGAGTTTCTCAGTGAAGTTGCAGCCGCTATGGGAGTAGAtaagagctgcagcatctacATCATAAAAGGAGACCAGACCCTCCTCATAATCCACAAACACCCCCACCTTCTGAGGCTGAGACttcagagagagacggacaggaGAGTCAGCAGCAGCTTTGTACTCATTTTGATTCCTCAGCCATATAGTCCAGTAGCCATTCTTGGGGCTCGATGTGATGTTTCCTTTCCTGTTGATTGACTCTCTGGCCACTCCTAAATCCCACTTGGTCTTCCCTCTTACCTGAACCTCGTAGTAAATTCTTCCTGAAGAGAAGCTCTGCTTACCTAAGACACAGGTACAGCGAGAGAATCTCTCTGGGTTGTCCGGGAGATTCTTCTTTACATCACCATGATTTACTTGTTTCCCATCATCAGACAGGATGAGATGGGGATGTGCTGTATCAGGATCCAGAGTCACATCCACCTCAAACTGCTGGACCGTCTTCAGCTCAGCCTCAAGCagcttcttcatctctttactgagcgtctcctccagctgagcCACAGCTCTCCTCACACTCCCCACATATGATGAGCGATGGACTCTGACCTCTGTCCAGTTCTTGGTGTGTGGAGGAGCGCTGAGGGATGGGAAGctttggaggaggtggaggtggtcttcagtgtgtgagagctgctccacctcagtgcttctcctcatcagctcagAGATTTCCTGTTGCAGCTCTTTGATGAAGCCTTCAGCctgttgctctgttgttttctgcttctcttcaaTCATGTCAATGAGCTCAGCCTGGCCTCTCTCAACAGACTGCATCAGAGAAGTGAAGACCCGCACACTgtctgctatctctctctctgcatcttccCTGCTGAGCTCCACTGACCGTTTGATCTCCTGAATCTTCACTCGTCTCTTCTGGATCATTTGTTGAATTTCAGCCTCTGTTTTCCCCAGCTCAGCCTTCTTTCCTTCATATTCTTCTTTCAGAGGAACAATGTCATGTGACTTGTGGTCTGAAGCAGTGCAGagcatacataaacacatctGGTCAGTCTTGCAGAAAAGCTCCAGTAGTTTATCGTGCTTCTTACACATCCTGCCTTCCAGGTTGTCCACAGGATCAATCAGCTGATGTGATTTCAGGCCTGTGATCCTCTgatgaggctccaggtgagtctcacagtaggaggccagacacaccaggcaggacttcagggccttcagtttggtcccgGTGCAGACGTCACAGGGAACTTCTCCTGGTTTGGCACATCGTTGGTCTGAGCGGCTGCTGGCTTTCTTTTGAGACGACTTCCTGAACTGAGCAGCCATCTCAGATATGAAAGTGTTGATCCGCAGCTCAGGTCTTCTGTAGAAAACCTCTTTACACATGGGACACTGATACGGGATGTTAATATCCCAGTGCTGTGTGATGCAGGTTTTGCAGAAGTTGTGTCCACATGGTGTGGTGACTGGATCAGTGAacacatccagacagatggagcacAGGAACTGATCTTCAGATAGCAGACAGCTGGCAGCAGACATTTCTACACAACGACACTGAAAATGATGAGTacaatgttatgttttttcttaattcttAAATTTGCGTTTAACAAGATCAACACTAAATTGCTGGCCAATTGTATTGACAAGTGTCAGTGCAACGTGacgacacagagacactgaatgTGACTGACACTCAATTACAGTGACTTCAGTTACTTCTTTACTTTTAAGCACATTAAATATTATGTACTGTACTCACCTGTTAATCTTACTCTGAAATATTGTTGTTAAAGTCTTgacaaatttgttttctttggagaGACGAACGAAGGCTTTTCAACTGCATTAATGCTGCTGAATTTCTTTCCCTTGCCTTTCTGCAATGTGACGTTGAAAGAATCCTGTTTTTCCAGTGTAGCTCCGCCTCTCACTGCAAGTACATTGTGAATGTTTTGATGCCTAATTTAGTTTTGGCTGCGATTTCAGTCTCATACTTGTGAAGAATAAGTTTTGGCTGAACCTAAATGCAGACACAAATACTGAGCGACCATACAAATGATTTCACATTCAGTGTattatctgcaaaatgtatatacttgaGGTTTTTgctccaatccaatccaatccactttatttatatagcacaattttaacaaacacaaggttttccaaagtgctgcacaacaagataacatacaagataacacaatagaagcagaataaaaaggtaaaatacacaataggataacgcgataaaataagataaaataaaataaaataaaataaatctgctaatcttttcccaaagcaagcatttatattttcagaCTATTTTAGGATGACAGGTAtgatttttccttccttttatccagccagtggtttccattcattccactacaataagaaaatgaactttgaacaAACAACATTTGGTAAGCGGGTATTAGACTTTGACCTCTCTACATCCAAGGTTTGGCAGTATCTACAACATAAGCACTTGTTAACAAGGGTCATTGGGTCACTCAGAAATACGGCCCATAACTGTGATATTCTCGCTGGTCTAACAATGAAATGGAACAGGTCATGAGGCTTCGTTTTACTATTCAAAGATTTGTAAGCAGGCCAATACAGCTCCTAATGCTTGAAAGAAAGCTTGGCAATGAGACCTGGGCCTTTCATTAAGTATACCAGAGTGGGAGGGGATTCGTGGAAACGCTAAGAAAATGTCACAGGATATTAAAATTAGGCTCAAACAATTCAAAATTCTCAACCGTTTTTACTGGTCACCCTCTCGGCTTCATAGACGAGGACTTAAAGACTCAGCGGTGTGCTGGAGGTGTCAGGCCCCAGAGTCAGAGGGCACTTTATTTCATGCCCTGTGGGAGCGCCCAATGATTCACGACTTTTGGAAGCGGGCTCACCAACAAATCAGAGACATTTCTGAggataattttaaatttgaacCACGGTTGTTCTGGGTGACCCTTTACAAGTTTTGCACTGCAATGCTTCCAACTGGATTTTGACTTGTATCATGCTGGGTAGACCTGGTTTTGATGAAAGGGTGGAAGATGCCAGGAAGTCCTTCTTTCCAGGACTGGCTTACTGAACTGGGTAAAGTAGCCTCCTATGAGCAAATGTTTTATAGAAGAATTGATAGATgggaaaaatacaccaaaaaatgGGGGGAATATATTGTATATCTAAGACTGCATAACAGAGATTAATACTGGCTTGAACTGCAGTACACCTGTAAACTGTAATATCATGCTCATTGCAccgttttttaaaaaacattattattattattatcattattattagtgttgttgttgttgttatattattattattattattatgttggtatgtgcatatgtatatatgtatatttatatgcatatatttgtatatgtgtgtatgcatatatatgtgtatatatattttgcttgttttgtgttcttCCTTTTAGTGTCTGtacagtgttaaaaatgaaaacttcaaaaaatatgaataataaaaaaaaaaaatgaacttccaGTGACTTCAAACCTTCCTCACATTTGTATTCCATCCCTGTGATAAAAATCATCCAGATTATTTGTCCTAaaatcagcagcactgttgtgttttgatgacttgaaattgggaaaggaaaaaaaaacaaaacaaaacaaaaaaactctttctctaccagggaaaatagtcccaaggggaaatgtttgctttacccagccagttatcagttccatggtttatgaatattGATGACTTGGTtggccacagaagcagaacattataaggtgttttaaacaaaaattacaaatttgaaaatcaagggatttttcATGATATGCTGTAAAGTCTTGAGCACCTGTGCatgattttgcaaaatgatttgttgcaatgtaaaatgtgggaacACTGTTGTTAATGGatgaaacattcaaaataaccggtatggtcctttaagtccATACTGAGGACACCACCCTGCAGGTCCCGAACACTTCCAGtttaaagaaaaggaaaaaacacacatgcatacacacactctccaaaGAGCTCGAGATCACACAGCCCACATACATGGTTGGCATCATATTGTGAAATTTCACACATGAAAGATGAAGAGCTActagcagaaaaaaatacctCTCAGATGATTCTGAGCTTTAACATCAAGCAGTGTCAGACAGAGGCCACCCCTCATATTTGATCAGTGTCTGCACCTTCTTGTCCTCTGCTTTCGGGAGACCTGGAGACGTTTTGTTCCTGTATTGGTGCATTACGCAAAATTGTTTAAAGGTTGATTGAAGCGAGGAccgtgtagactcaactgactaATGTGAAATAAGCACATAAAGTGatgttgagtctacatggttcacaactcactgatattttcccccattttttcaCACGTATTCCTCAATTTTTTGCCAGTTGGGTCCTCTGCTCATCTTTGCGGGCTgatcttttattgtgaaaggttccacaatctatCACTGAGCATTTGTTCTTTGTCATGGATGTGACTGAAAATGTAGTCAATTACAATTGTTCTGCAGGACTTTACTGGACTTGACTCGGTTATCATGAGCACAGAAGGAGAGGCACTTTGCAGGTTCCATTTTAGAgcatttattctttcttttgcaTTCAGTCAGAGAGGATGAAGTTGACTGGTGTCATTTTCAACAACAAAgaagcacacatacatacatgcatctcaaatcttcacacatcttaaacacagaaattaataaataaatcacttcgATTAGTACAGCCCTATACTTTAAtaatcaaaacagcaaaattaacAGATGATATTACATTACTACACAGGCTGCCAAGGAAATACAAAGTAATAAACTGTAATAAACTACTCTCTCAGATGCACTCAGGAGCAAAAAACAAAGGGATGCTCCTCAACTGAAGTGCAAAGAGTGAACAAGCTCAGGAGACTTAACACACCTGTGTCAGCTCCTAACTTCAATAGACACACCTGTGCATGCTGAAGGAGGGAGCTCTTGTGCTCCCCAGTCTAGCAGTCATGTGACTTCCACTCCCAACAACAACACTCAAGCAAAAATATTCTTAAGTCAAAGGAAAATGACtcacttaaaaacaacaacaactccaaAAGTCAAAGTACAgcactgcagctctctctcctgttcagCTCCTACCTGCTGCCCTGGTTTGCTCCTTCAGTTTTGAATTCGATCACAGAGACAAACCCCTGTCGACAGAGGACACACCTGTGAGGATCAGATTATCATCAGAGTCTATCAGAGGGTGCAGTCCTCCCTCTGGTGGCCATATTGGAGGAGCTCAGCTCATGGCAACaaaggaggagagcagcagctgatttcatttcaaacaTCATAAGTCATCAGCATAGGCTATACATGGTTAATTAGTGTTAAGTTGAAACCTTTAACACCAACCACATTCtcccagtttttattttaagtctTTATTTCCCCAGGGCTTGTGGGGGGTGACTTGGCTTATCTGTGAAATACAACAGAGATTCAGCAGCAACATGAAGGTACTGAATGTATTCATGAGCCTTTACACactgatttctttcatttttagatatttatttaattttgtatcATGTCATTAGGCTACttttattctttaatttattgatttgagGTTTTCTTCATATTGTTCCACTCTCTGATTTTTCAAACCATATGGGTTTTAtaaggctgctgctgttgctttattattttttttttgtccttaatGCTCTATTCTCTTTAAGTGTGAAGTAACTACACTGGGGAGCCACGCCAAATCACCACCAAGTGTTAGCGGAGAAGGTGTAATATATATtgtcattattaacattaatattactCTCAAAACGACTCTGGTGTGTTTCTGAATTTCAGTACAGATCCTCCTGTGACTGGTCAGAAAAACTGTTGTGCCTATTGCCTGTTGGCTAAAAAAGCCTCAACATGACATCAGCAAAAGCTCTTTCACCCAGCCATGACCCTAAAATTAACCATGTGAGAATATTTTGCCCAGATCTATGTTAGGATTCTTAAAACAGGTCACCAGGTagctgtgataaaaaaaaaaaaaaaaaaaaaaaaaaaagaacggcTCTCCGACGGAGCAACTTGGTTTCCATCGTTCAGACCAAAGAGCCTTTCAGAAGAATCGATTCAACACTGTTTTGCACCCGTTCCTCCAGCAGCACCCAGCTGTCCCACCAGAGGGAGACACAAACTCATCCAGTCTGCAGCAATATTATCACAGGAGCGGTCCTCTTGTGACCATGACAGCaagcatccaccctgctgaagtgccctggAGCAAGACACTGCATCCCTGCCACTTCCACAGGACATGATTCAGCAaggtcaggattttttttttttttgcttggatACTGTTTAATATGAATGAAGCTGCTCTAtacttttgattttgttgttgttcctgttgaTTATGCTCTGTAGAGGCTTGTAAGCCCATGCAGGCGGGTCGCCTTTTGCTACatgacactttaaaaaaaaattactacaaTTATAACCAGGGTGTTTGAAATGCGCTATCTCAATAAACTTTGCCTGGCCTATAATGttgctataatattcctgtgggaaattaatgtgaatgtgaattaaGTGTAACATGAAACTCACTTCTCATGTGCAATATTGAGTTTTATTGTAATACTTTACTATAGTGTCGCTACTCttatgatagatagataagcAATTTTAGCTGATTTTGGCTGTATTTTGGTCATCAATCAGTACCATAATTCAAAACCTTGGTAGTAGTGTGAGGATTGTAGTTATTACACAGTACCTCAGTAAAACTGTGCTGACTACAGTCTTCTTTTCTATCAAGgctgaaagtggaaaaaaatgatgttaacacagaaaaaaggtTAAATCACACCTTTTTACTGGAATAAATTCTTGTcatgtgaaaaacacaattaaaagtTTCATATTATTTGCAAACCACTTCAGTAATTTTGTCAAGATAAAAGACTGATTGGACATGAATATGATGTATGTATTTTGACTCCTCCATAAATATGTTAAAAGGATATTAACAAAGTAGTGAAGTTAATTGTTGGATATTTACAATTTTAAGCTTAAATGGCAGGAAATGATTTCTGAAAAAAACTTATTGTTTTGGCAGACTaatctgtttgattgacaggacaGATGATCAGAGGGGCCGAGTTTTTACCACCGTGATTAAGATCAGGGCTAAAGTATGGGAGGAGtttctcagtgaagctgcagccgcTATAGGAGTAGATAAAAGCTGCAGCATCTACGTCATAAAAGGAGACCAGACCCTCCTCATAATCCACAAATACCCCCACCTTCTGAGGCTGAGActtcagagagagatggacaggagGGTCAGCAAGAGCTTTGTACTCATTTTCATTCCTCAGCCATATGGTCCAGTAGCCATTCTTGGGGATCAGAGTGATTGGTCCCTTCCTGTTGATCGACTCTCTGGCCACTCCTAAAGTCCAGTCAGTCTTCCCTTTAACCTGAACCTCGTAGTAAAATCTTCCTGAAGAGAAGCTCTGCTTTCCTAAGAAAGACACACAAGAAGAaaatctctctttcactttcactttactTTATTGATTGTCCCAACAAGGGCGATTTGGTTTGCAGCAGACATCGtacaaatcatattttaaagggacataaacacataaaacacacagtgcacaaGTTGCAGCAAGAAGCAAGTAGCAAGCATCGGCCCACCATGTTGTACATTTCATGAAAGCACCATTCACGATAAAGTGCATAATAAGTAccggtaaaataaataagttaaagCGTAACATGAATACCGACAGATAAACTAGGCAGCAGTATAACATCGTCAAATATACACCTCAACCCGTTgaacatcaaacaaaaacacaaggaaacaacaGGTTGGAccagtgcaaatgcaaatagcagcagcaacacagagcaTTACCTTCTCCTCTCCGCAGCATTTAAAGCCCGGATGGAGATAGGCACAAAGGAGAACTTCTTCCGGTTTTTAATGGCCGTGGGGGACAGTTAGGTGAAGGCCTGAAGGAAGCAGCTTATATTCTGAGCTGAGGGGATAGGTGTTATCCAGGCTATTAAATTTCACCTCAGCAACTTTAGAAGCAACTCTCACAGTCCTCCCAAGGGAGTTCTTGTCTTTGTTGCAGAGGTTTCCATACCAACAGATGATGGAGATGGAAATGACAGACTCAGTAAAGGCAgtgtaaaacattttcagtccTGTCAATCTGGAATTTGGTGAGCTTTCTCAGGCAAAAAAGGCATTGCTGACCTTTTTTGTATAGCGATTTGCAATACACATCGAATTTCAGCTTGCTGTTGATTATGGTGCCTAAATATTTGTAGTTCGTCACCAACTCAACTGGCTGATCATGGACAACACTACACTGAGAAACTGGGGAGGTTTGTCTGAAATCAATGCACATAGTTTTGGAGACGTTGATTTGAAGGAAGGTTTTTTCGCACCAAGATATAAAATCGTCGAGAACCTGGCCATGGccgacatcatcatcacccagCAGGCTGGCGATAATGGAATCGTCCGCGTACTTGATGATGAATCTGTTGGAGTGGCAGCTAAAACAGTCATTTGtgtataaaatgtttaaaagagcAGACAGAACGCAGCCCTGAGGTGAGCCGGTGGAGGATGTTAGTAGGCTGGACAGTGTGCCGTTGACTCTTACTTGCTGAGATCTATTTGTAAGGAAGTCAAGAAGCCAACCCACAAGGCACGCATCCAGACCAAAACAATTCAAAAGTGTGTCGGCTAGTACATGAGGCTGGATCATGTTATAGGCTGATGAGAAGTCAACAAAAAGCAGCCTGACATGATTCTTACTACCCTCTAAATACTTACAAATAAGGTTAAGTAAGGTAGCGGTAGCACCTTGAATGCCTCTTTTAAACTCTTATTTGATCATCTTTTCAAACTGTTTCGTAACCATCGAGGATAAAGCCACCAGCCGGAAATCATTCAGTGTAGTGGTCCTGTTTGTTTTCGCAACGGGTACCACTACGGACTGCTTCCACAGAGATGGCACCCTCTGCTGGGAGAAGGacagattaaaaatgtaattaaaaaaggGGCCAAGCTGGACAGCACAGGTTTTTAACAGGTGATGACTAATATGATCAGGGCCAGGGCTTTTCCTCGGTTTACACCTTTTAAAACACTTCAATAATTAACAATTTAACTTAATTACATCTCCCTCATTAAAAGAGGGATTCTGAGGAGGAGCTGACAAAAGACAATTTTTAATTTCAGAGTGTTCGTTACTGAAGTCATGGGCATCAAATCTGACATAGAAATCATTAAGGTACTGAGCCAGCTCTGCATCTGACTTAAATCCGTTGAGC includes these proteins:
- the LOC115355587 gene encoding E3 ubiquitin-protein ligase TRIM21-like; protein product: MSAASCLLSEDQFLCSICLDVFTDPVTTPCGHNFCKTCITQHWDINIPYQCPMCKEVFYRRPELRINTFISEMAAQFRKSSQKKASSRSDQRCAKPGEVPCDVCTGTKLKALKSCLVCLASYCETHLEPHQRITGLKSHQLIDPVDNLEGRMCKKHDKLLELFCKTDQMCLCMLCTASDHKSHDIVPLKEEYEGKKAELGKTEAEIQQMIQKRRVKIQEIKRSVELSREDAEREIADSVRVFTSLMQSVERGQAELIDMIEEKQKTTEQQAEGFIKELQQEISELMRRSTEVEQLSHTEDHLHLLQSFPSLSAPPHTKNWTEVRVHRSSYVGSVRRAVAQLEETLSKEMKKLLEAELKTVQQFEVDVTLDPDTAHPHLILSDDGKQVNHGDVKKNLPDNPERFSRCTCVLGKQSFSSGRFYYEVQVKGKTDWDLGVGRESINRKGKITLNPKNGYWTISLRNENEHKANAGPGVRLSLKSQPQKVGVFVDYEEGLVSFYDVDAAALIYSYSSCSFTEKLHPFFSACFNDGGKNSAPLIICPVNKTDESPITSCIGGLTAAV